One Oryza sativa Japonica Group chromosome 8, ASM3414082v1 DNA window includes the following coding sequences:
- the LOC4345507 gene encoding uncharacterized protein, whose translation MRQQRGCKKPLAHATRAALRPSLRSSCVRVHRHRAEPAVACRRARTRVKRVKPSGAAAAGLAYGRHVASPYQSREGEKSGALPRNPSCLLAARSLLAASASPPWPPVPGRGGGLDRWEMLSSGARWQPRRSGWAEWGGDARPARSPPPRRRRPDVAAGWRGEGTSRVRGRGEKGTTHGGAEGEGAVVAPVRTADAVPARNAVAVAGGLATRGVERDAGQVVAREEKRHGGELGTKRGLEERAARSPPPPPPPKRRAVSAIRQFPPGCGRDAAAPVARGRGCDGGVRLLDEATAAPLAGSKDDSAVPGVVEKVASVDGGDSMANAHHHHHAMMDTVLMKSSHVSDENQVARKVGSLENGAEGSARGKGGHGGELLGRKEVLAQAANLLPKRRIVSATRRFPPGCGRDAVAPLAHREESKVGSSLEAMPVDAGWGVSKEVVTTDGRNNSVNQCASNIVGTVKCQELEEGEVAAEACCDVESQKVAGHGEKLESAVPVTSAVTEVLTRCGSDEMEGCSYAAEATEKHLSMGGKCSIGGPFNEIVHGKRVLGSDGIKREVPSLAMEDHGSIAHDQELVEVELTTGDHIQEAQVATTVNPHESTISRHEAAVSANTAPEVSIRHFSSVKNGNTSQHEETIYASAAADVVKVMNKCKGTKSKAAAEPWAEGPSKEHFKAKRECEKDGMKKSSMNVPTEVFRDGIMRTKLLLTARKAVKPPLNTLHIPFSMGKEESVVTNSASFGPKKKVKVKSPHESKGIPMKIVSTSGLAGKDNLINEKALSLEDDDILKALAVHNGKLELYLNVPSCVERHRQHGSENGNDRSKIRMLCRRFQFICNALLHAVEQGSLMVRRIDLEADKIIRKLPGFTKHGPTVGNVRGVEVGDEFLYRVELALVGLHRPYQGGIDTTDHNGVLVAISIVASGGYPDELSSSGELIYTGSGGKPAGKEKHEDQKLGRGNLALKNCIKTKTPVRVIHGFKGQNREDVSHSRAKQILTFTYDGLYLVLDCWREGLKGSRVLKYKLQKIPGQPKLPLHIAKYQNTRLGSQGW comes from the exons ATGCGTCAACAACGCGGTTGCAAGAAACCGTTGGCTCACGCCACCCGCGCCGCGCTGCGACCCAGCCTCCGTTCGAGCTGCGTGCGCGTGCACCGCCACCGAGCCGAACCAGCTGTCGCCTGTCGCCGGGCTCGGACCCGAGTCAAGCGAGTCAAGCCTTCCGGTGCGGCTGCGGCTGGCCTCGCGTACGGCCGCCACGTGGCCTCGCCGTATCAATCACGAGAAGGGGAGAAAAGTGGGGCGTTGCCCAGAAACCCCAGCTGCTTGCTCGCCGCGCGCTCTCTTctcgccgcctcggcctcgccgccgtggccgccggtgcctggacgaggaggag GGCTGGATCGCTGGGAGATGTTGAGCAGCGGCGCGCGGTGGCAGCCGCGGCGAAGCGGATGGGCGGAGTGGGGCGGCGACGCTCGCCCGgctcgctctcctcctcctcgtcgtcgtcgtcccgacGTCGCTGCGGGTTGGCGAGGCGAGGGGACCAGTAGAGTGCGGGGGCGCGGGGAGAAGGGAACGACTCATGGTGGAGCGGAAGGCGagggcgcggtggtggcgccggTGAGAACAGCGGACGCGGTGCCGGCGAGAAATGCGGTGGCCGTCGCCGGTGGTTTGGCCACGCGCGGCGTCGAGCGGGATGCTGGCCAGGTGGTggcgagagaggagaagagacaTGGCGGCGAGTTGGGGACCAAGAGAGGATTGGAGGAGCGGGCCgcgcgttcgccgccgccgccgccgccgcccaagcgGAGGGCGGTGTCCGCTATTCGCCAGTTTCCCCCAGGTTGCGGAAGGGACGCTGCTGCTCCAGTCGCCCGCGGCCGCGGTTGTGATGGTGGTGTTCGTCTGTTGGATGAGGCAACCGCTGCTCCTCTCGCTGGCAGCAAAGATGATTCTGCTGTTCCGGGTGTGGTGGAGAAGGTGGCGTCTGTAGATGGTGGCGATTCAATGGCGAATgcgcatcatcatcatcatgctATGATGGACACGGTCTTGATGAAATCTTCACATGTTTCGGATGAGAATCAGGTCGCTCGCAAAGTTGGTTCACTGGAAAATGGCGCAGAAGGGTCagcgaggggaaagggaggaCACGGCGGTGAATTGCTGGGAAGGAAGGAAGTGTTGGCTCAAGCCGCGAATTTGCTTCCCAAGAGGAGGATTGTATCTGCGACGCGCCGCTTCCCTCCTGGGTGTGGGAGGGACGCTGTGGCTCCACTTGCTCACAGAGAAGAGAGTAAGGTAGGTTCAAGTTTGGAAGCCATGCCTGTTGATGCTGGTTGGGGTGTGTCAAAGGAGGTGGTGACTACGGATGGCCGTAATAATTCGGTTAACCAGTGTGCCTCGAACATTGTCGGAACAGTAAAGTGCCAGGAATTGGAGGAGGGTGAGGTAGCTGCTGAGGCATGCTGTGATGTGGAGTCACAAAAAGTTGCTGGTCATGGAGAAAAACTTGAAAGTGCTGTTCCTGTAACTTCTGCTGTTACTGAAGTTTTGACAAGGTGTGGTTCTGATGAGATGGAAGGGTGTAGTTATGCTGCGGAGGCAACTGAAAAACACTTGTCAATGGGTGGTAAATGTTCAATTGGTGGTCCTTTCAATGAAATTGTCCACGGCAAGAGAGTGTTGGGGAGTGATGGCATTAAAAGGGAAGTTCCTAGTCTTGCAATGGAAGATCATGGCAGCATTGCTCATGACCAAGAACTGGTGGAGGTTGAGTTAACTACAGGGGACCATATTCAGGAGGCTCAAGTTGCTACCACTGTTAACCCACATGAGTCTACAATTAGTAGACATGAGGCAGCTGTTTCAGCAAATACTGCTCCAGAAGTTTCTATTAGGCATTTTTCTAGTGTGAAGAACGGAAACACATCACAGCATGAGGAGACGATATATGCATCTGCAGCTGCTGACGTTGTTAAGGTGATGAATAAATGCAAAGGGACCAAATCCAAAGCTGCGGCTGAACCTTGGGCTGAAGGTCCTTCCAAAGAACACTTCAAGGCTAAGAGGGAGTGTGAAAAAGATGGGATGAAAAAATCATCCATGAATGTTCCAACAGAAGTATTTCGTGATGGTATCATGAGAACTAAGTTACTATTGACAGCTAGAAAAGCAGTCAAGCCACCACTGAATACTCTGCATATACCCTTCTCCATGGGAAAAGAGGAGTCTGTTGTAACAAATAGTGCATCATTTGGTCCTAAGAAGAAGGTGAAGGTGAAAAGCCCGCATGAAAGTAAAGGTATTCCTATGAAGATTGTCTCTACATCTGGATTGGCGGGCAAGGACAACCTTATCAATGAAAAGGCTTTGAGCTTGGAAGATGATGATATTTTGAAGGCACTAGCTGTTCATAATGGAAAGCTAGAGTTGTATCTCAATGTTCCCTCATGCGTTGAGCGTCACAGGCAACATGGAAGTGAGAATGGCAATGATAGGAGCAAAATCAGGATGCTATGCAGGAGGTTTCAATTTATATGCAACGCTCTTCTACATGCTGTTGAACAAGGCTCATTGATGGTTCGACGAATTGACCTTGAAGCTGATAAAATCATCAGGAAATTGCCGGGCTTTACTAAACATGGACCTACTGTGGGAAATGTTCGTGGAGTCGAAGTCGGTGACGAATTTCTGTACAGAGTTGAGCTAGCTCTTGTTGGTCTTCATCGCCCATACCAGGGAGGAATTGATACCACCGATCATAATGGAGTGCTTGTTGCAATAAGCATCGTTGCTTCTGGAGGTTATCCCGATGAATTGTCAAGCTCAGGTGAACTGATATATACTGGTTCTGGAGGAAAGCCTGCTGGTAAGGAGAAACACGAGGATCAAAAGCTAGGGAGGGGGAACCTTGCCTTGAAAAATTGCATCAAGACAAAGACACCTGTCCGAGTGATTCATGGATTCAAAGGTCAAAATAGAGAGGACGTCAGTCATTCAAGAGCTAAACAAATCTTAACATTTACTTATGATGGGTTGTATCTTGTGTTGGATTGCTGGAGAGAAGGTCTAAAAGGTTCAAGGGTCTTGAAATACAAATTACAAAAGATTCCTGGACAACCAAAACTTCCTCTGCACATAGCTAAATATCAGAACACTAGGCTGGGATCCCAAGGATGGTGA